The sequence CTGCAGCGGGGTGGCGGGAGACGTTCCGGTCTGTGCCAGGCGACTAATACACACGAGATAAATTGTGTGACAAAGGGTCCGGGTGGCGCCGGATGCCGCCCCACGGCCCCCGTAGCGGAGGGGGGTCCCATCGGCGCTTGGCCGATGGGGGGACCCACGGGAGGGTTCCCCAGGGGGGCCGGGGGCCGGGGCGGCGCCGGCGCCAGGACCCGGACTTTGTCACTTTCATTCTGTCGTTTGGTATTAGGCGGGCGGGCTCGTGCGGCGGGTGTAGGCCAGGAGGGTGTTCTTCAGCAGCATGGCAATCGTCATGGGGCCCACGCCCCCCGGGACCGGGGTGATCTGGCCTGCGCGGGACGCGACCGAGGGGAAATCCACGTCCCCGACCAGCGCCCCGTCCACCCGGTTGATCCCGACATCGATCACCACCGCTCCCTCCCGCACCATGGCGCCGGTGATGAGGCGGGGCCGGCCGGCCGCCGCGACCAGGACCTCGGCGCGGCGCGTATGGGCGGCAAGGTCCTTGGTCCGGGTGTGGCAGACCGTCACCGTGGCGTGCCGGTGCAGCAGGAGGAGGGCCGCCGGCTTCCCCACGAGGTCACTGCGGCCGACCACCACCGCTTCGGCTCCCCGGAGCCCCACCCCGGAGCGATCCAGGAGCTCCAGGATTCCGGCCGGGGTGCACGGGACGAAGGCGGGACGGCCGATCGTCAGGCGGCCCACGTTCTCGGGGTGGAACCCGTCCACATCCTTGGCAGGATCCAGGCGCCCGAG comes from Candidatus Methylomirabilis sp. and encodes:
- the folD gene encoding bifunctional methylenetetrahydrofolate dehydrogenase/methenyltetrahydrofolate cyclohydrolase FolD; translation: MSARLIDGKAIAAAIRAEVAAAVAQAVVAGRRAPGLAAVLVGEDPASQLYVRNKARACEEVGIRSFRHLLPAGTSQAALEALLADLNRDDAVDAILVQLPLPEGLDSQRILGRLDPAKDVDGFHPENVGRLTIGRPAFVPCTPAGILELLDRSGVGLRGAEAVVVGRSDLVGKPAALLLLHRHATVTVCHTRTKDLAAHTRRAEVLVAAAGRPRLITGAMVREGAVVIDVGINRVDGALVGDVDFPSVASRAGQITPVPGGVGPMTIAMLLKNTLLAYTRRTSPPA